The DNA sequence GATGAACTTCCTACTTACGTCAAAAAAGGGATTCAGATGCATTTCGTATCGCATTATGATGAGGTATTTGATGTCGCATTTAGCAAGTAGTTCTTGCTTTGAAGAGAGCATTTGTAAAAAAGTAGTCGAGCCTGAAAATCTTCAAGAGACGATTAAATATCTGCGAGAAGAAAAAAATACAATAGCAACGCTCAATGGCGCTTTTGATCTTTTACATGCGGGACATTTAGAAATTATTTTTCAGGCTTCTTTGCAAGCTGATATACTAATTGTAGCTTTAAATACAGATGTATCTATTCAACGGTATAAAGGTATAAAACGCCCGATTATCCCTTTAAAGCAGAGGATGTTATTGATTGCCGCATTGGAAATGGTTGATTATGTCACTTATTTTAATGAGACAGACCCTATACAGATTTTATCAGAAATTCGACCAGATGTGCATGTTAATGGTTCTGAATATGGGCAAAATTGCATAGAAAGAGAAACTGTAGTTGCGCAAAAAGGGAGAATGCACATTGTAGAAAAAATTCCAGGATTATCTACTTCTTACATCATTAACAAGATTAAAAAAATATGCGATTAATAGGCCTTTTTGACACAGAGCAAAAAGCACTGAACTTTTATTCTTTTTTACTTCAAAAAGGAATACAAAACTCTTATGAACCAGATAATCCTTCCGCTGAAAAACCTTTTTATCGTATATGGGTCCAAAAAGAAGAGGATTTTAAAGAAGCTTCAGAATTGTTTTTGCAGTTTAACCAGAATCCCAGCAACTCTTTATTTCAAGTAAAAGAAAAGTCTAAAAAAGAAGAGTTAATAGAGCCTTCTGTAGTCCAGATACAAACCTCTCGAAAATGGAAGGGGATTACTCCTCTTCTAATTTTTATCTGTTGTTTTTTATTTTTATGGAATTCTTTTCAAGAAAGTCAAATTATGAAAAATAAAGGAGCACTTGCTCTTCAGGTCTCTTTAACACCACTGATGCAAAAATTGCTATTTGATTACCCAAAATCTTTTGAGGAGTTAAACCAATTTATTCAAGAGCATCCCATGAAAACCTTTCAAGATGTAGATGAACTACCTTTAGAAACCCAATTAGAATTTAAAAAAATAGAAGCAATCCCTTCTTGGAAAGGAGTATTGCAGTTTGTTCCCATTATACAAAAAGAAGGTCTACAAGCAATAAGCAAAGTTCCGATATTTGAAAAAATCAGACAAGGGCAAATTTGGCGTTTTATTACGCCTATTTTCCTGCACCGTGATTTTTTACATATCCTTTTTAATATGGCTTGGCTTTTTCTATTTGGTAAGCAACTAGATTTGAAAATAGGTAAGAAAAGGATGCTTGTGTTAGTGCTTTTGATTGCTATAGCTAGCAATGTGGCACAATATATCATGAGCGGTCCTTATTTTATTGGAATTTCGGGTGTAGTAGTAGGGATGGGTGGATTTATTTGGATGCGCCAAAAAAAGGCTCCATGGGAGGGGTATTCTGTTCAAAAGAGTGCTCTTTTATTATTATTTTTCTTTGTTTCCGCAATGGTCGTATTGGATGGGGTTATTTGGGGAATTAGGCTGTTTTATCATCTAGCGCCTACTTTACAGATTGCTAATACTGCACATGTTGTAGGAGGTCTTACCGGAATTTTCTTAGGATGTCTTTCTTGGTTTAAAAAAGGACTTACATGAGCCAGCGTTGTTTAGTTATTTTAGGCTGCTCTAGTCAGCAACATACACGCAGTCGCAATCACGGTGCTTATCTTTTACTTTGGAAAACCGAGGGTTTTTTATTTGATCCAGGAGAAGGAACACAGAGACAGTTTATCTTTGCAAATGTAGCTCCGACTTCTGTAACACGTATTTTTATTAGTCATTTTCATGGAGATCATTGCTTAGGATTGGGCTCTATGCTAATGCGCTTAAACCTGGATAAGGTCACACATCCAATTCATTGCTATTATCCAGCCAGTGGCCAAATCTATTTTGAAAGATTGCGTTATGGGTCGATCTATCACCAACAAATTGAGATCATCGAACATCCTGTTTTTAAAGAAGGAGTTGTTCATGAGGATGAGCAATTTTTGATTCAAGCGAGCTTTTTGAAACATGGAGTTGATAACCTAGCTTGGCGTGTTATAGAAAAAGATCAAATTAAGTTTGATCAAAAAAAACTACAAGAAGCTGGTATTTTTGGTCCTAATGTGCGTCTTTTAAAGCAGAAAAAAGAACTCATCATTCAAGGAAAAAAGATCAAATTAGAGGATGTAAGCTGGGTTCGCAAAGGAGATGTGGTCTCTATTGCCATCGATACTCTGGTTTGTCCTGCTCTTGTTGAGGTGGCAGGCTACGCTACACTTTTTCTCTGTGAAAGTACCTATTTAGAAGCGCACAGACATTTGGCTGAAAAACACCACCATTTAACCGCTAAACAAGCAGCTAAAGCTGCTCTAGAAGCTCACGTAGATACATTGGTATTGACGCATTTTTCTGCTCGTTATCAAGACTTGAATGAGTTTTTACAAGAAGCCTCTGTTATTTTTCCTAAAACAATTGTTGCAGAGGATTTGAAAGTCATTCCCTTTTAGTTCTCAAGATCTTCCATAATAAGGGCAAGTTCTCGAATAAGCATTTCTAATTGATTTGGATGTTTTGTGAAATTATGTAAAACCAAACTTAAATCAGAGTCTTCTTCTATCTTAGAGTCAGTAGCTGCTTTTAATAAGCTAGTCTCAGAAGTACTATTTGGACTATATAAGGATTGATATAAGATGTTATGCATAATATAAGCTGCATCTTTTAAATCTTCAGATGATGCTCTAGAGCTTTCTTCTATTTTTTCAACAAGAGAATTTAGTTGCTTTGTTCCATATGCAAACTCTTCTAGAAATTGAGGATCTTTTGCTTTAGCAGCATCTAGAGATTTTAATTTGGTTTTAAATTGTCCAATACTGTCGTAAAGTTGTTTTTGTATCTTTTTGATTGGATCTTGAAAAGGTAATGGAGAAGAAGGAAAAGATCCAGTGATTCTAATCATTTTAATTCTCGTCTTTTTTTCCCTTTAAGCTTGAACATAGGCTTTCTTTTTATTTTTTTTCCTCTACAAAGTTTGTTTGTGTGGGCCATCCTG is a window from the Candidatus Rhabdochlamydia porcellionis genome containing:
- a CDS encoding adenylyltransferase/cytidyltransferase family protein, yielding MSHLASSSCFEESICKKVVEPENLQETIKYLREEKNTIATLNGAFDLLHAGHLEIIFQASLQADILIVALNTDVSIQRYKGIKRPIIPLKQRMLLIAALEMVDYVTYFNETDPIQILSEIRPDVHVNGSEYGQNCIERETVVAQKGRMHIVEKIPGLSTSYIINKIKKICD
- a CDS encoding rhomboid family intramembrane serine protease; amino-acid sequence: MRLIGLFDTEQKALNFYSFLLQKGIQNSYEPDNPSAEKPFYRIWVQKEEDFKEASELFLQFNQNPSNSLFQVKEKSKKEELIEPSVVQIQTSRKWKGITPLLIFICCFLFLWNSFQESQIMKNKGALALQVSLTPLMQKLLFDYPKSFEELNQFIQEHPMKTFQDVDELPLETQLEFKKIEAIPSWKGVLQFVPIIQKEGLQAISKVPIFEKIRQGQIWRFITPIFLHRDFLHILFNMAWLFLFGKQLDLKIGKKRMLVLVLLIAIASNVAQYIMSGPYFIGISGVVVGMGGFIWMRQKKAPWEGYSVQKSALLLLFFFVSAMVVLDGVIWGIRLFYHLAPTLQIANTAHVVGGLTGIFLGCLSWFKKGLT
- a CDS encoding ribonuclease Z, with translation MSQRCLVILGCSSQQHTRSRNHGAYLLLWKTEGFLFDPGEGTQRQFIFANVAPTSVTRIFISHFHGDHCLGLGSMLMRLNLDKVTHPIHCYYPASGQIYFERLRYGSIYHQQIEIIEHPVFKEGVVHEDEQFLIQASFLKHGVDNLAWRVIEKDQIKFDQKKLQEAGIFGPNVRLLKQKKELIIQGKKIKLEDVSWVRKGDVVSIAIDTLVCPALVEVAGYATLFLCESTYLEAHRHLAEKHHHLTAKQAAKAALEAHVDTLVLTHFSARYQDLNEFLQEASVIFPKTIVAEDLKVIPF